The genomic region GGCATTTCCTCGCAACAACCTGGGGATCCGATCCCGTGAGGTGTATCTGGGTATTTTCCATACCTTGTTTACCACTCAAGTGGTGCGCGACAGCTTTTTCCTGCAAATGCTGTTCTTCGGTGAACTGCGGTATCCGCAAGGCTTGCCGCTTGAGTGTGATCCGCAGATATTCCAGCGGGCTCGCAAGGCACTCCAGGGGTGCGAGTTGGCCGTGGTTCAGGGCGACATTTTCGACTGCGTTGCCGCGTGCAGGGATGTCGATTTTGCCTCGCTTTCCGACGTGCCTTCATTCCTGCCCCCGGCGATTGGCACCCGTGTCCTGCAGCGAATTCAGCCTGCCTTGGGCAAACATGCGCTGACGGTCATTCGTGGCCATTTGCATGTGGTCAGGCCCGATTGCAATGGCTTCTGCGACGTTACCGCGCAGTTTCAGGACGCAATCGCACGTGAAAAAACCCAACTCTGGCGAGTACAGGTCTACCGCCAGACCTCACCTGTGCAGGTATTTCGATGAATACACCTCATCCGACCGTCAATTGGGTCAAGAACCGCGTTCGCCAGGCCCGTGACGATCAGCAGCAATTATTCGATGCCGGCCTCAATGGCCTGAAGTTGGTAAAGCGCGAGGGCAAGGTCATCGAGTTGGGCAATGGCGAGCGGTTGACCGAGTTTCTCTCATGTTCCTACCTGGGCCTTGAGAGCGATCCCCGCCTGATTCAAGGCGCAGTGCAAGCCGTCGAGTCTTTCGGTGTGCAATTCGCGGCCGCCCGCACCCGAGCGCTACTGCCGCCGATGCGTGAACTTGATGAGCAGTTGAACCGCATATTCCAGGGGCATACGGTGACCTTCAATTCTGTGGGCAGTGCCCATCTCGGTTGTTTGCCGCTATTGGGCTCCGGCGAGTTGCCGTCGTATCCCTTGCGGCGTGGGCCAGGCTGGATCGTTGACCGCGCCGCTCATGCCTCGATGCAAGTGCTGCAAGGCATTCTGTGGCAGTTCGGCCCCGTGCAGCGCTGCGATTGCAGTGATCTTCAGCAAGTCGAAGACGCTTGTTCCACCGCTGTTGCTGCCGGCAATACGCCCATTATCCTGACTGACAGCATTGGCTCGATGCGGGGACTTTATCCCGTCAATCGACTGCTGCAACTGGCTGAGCGCTTTGAGGGTTATCTGTATGCGGATGACGCTCACGGCACTTCGATTCATGGCGCGGTCGGAGGCGGCTATGCCCTTGTTGATGCCACTGAGCCGTTGCGCGCTCGCTTGATCCTGCTTTCGTCATTGTCCAAGGCCTTCGGTGCAACGGGCGGTGCAATTACCGTGCTGACAGCGGCCGATGCCGAGATGATTCGGCGCCATGCGTCGACTTATACCTTCGGTGGGCCGCTGTCCATGGGCGGTGTCGGCGCGGCAGTCGCCTCGGCCAGGATCCATCTTTCTGCACAGCTGGGCCGGTTGCAGGCCTCGCTATGGCGAAATGTGGCGGTCATTGACGATCTGCTCGGGCCGGTACTGGGCAACCATCAGATTGCTTCACCGATACGTTTCGTCCGGGTCGGCGCCGAGCGTGACGCCATCAACCTGGCGTTGCACCTGCGTCGGCAAGCCATCGCGGTCACCACCGCGTTGTTTCCGGTGGTGGCAAAAGGCGAAGCGATCCTGCGGCTGGCTATCAGCGCGAATCATAGCCATGTCCAGTTGGAGCATCTGGCCAGCGCCGTCAACGACGGTTTTGCTGAGTTAGGTATTCGTCAGGGAGAGCCGCGTCATGCGCGTTGACCCGATGATGCATGCCGGTTCGACGGCTGTTCTCGCTGCCGCAACAGAGGCCTTCGCGCTTAAATTGGCCCATGCGCGGTCACTGTCATGGTTCTGCGCATTGTATCCGCAGATGCGGCACGTTCGGACCGCAGAGGATTTGCACCTGTTGCCGATCCTGGCCGTGGAGGACGCACAGGGCGGATTGCTGTTTACGCACCTCGGCGAGGCATCACACCGTGCGGCGGGCGGTGGGCTGACCCTGACTTCGGGTGGCAGCACCGGCAACTGCAAACACATCACCCATTCCTGGGCATTCAACGACAGCATCGTGCCCTTGGGCGCGCGGGTGTTTGGTGCGACCGATGACCCTCCTCGTGTCGTCATCAATTGCCTGACGCCCGGCGAAATGCAGGGCGCCTTCCAATACGCGGCGGGCATCGTCCGGCATATTGGCGCGCGCCTGCTGCCTGCAGGCGCGCTGATGGGTATTCAACGCATAGCCCGGTTGATTCACTCACAAGCGGTCGATGCATTGATCTGTACCCCTTCATTTGCGGCGGCATTATTCAATCATGCCGATGTCGATGAGGCGCAGTTGAGCAGTCTGAGATGGCTTTATTACATTGGAGAACCCTGCCACCAGCCTCTACGCGAGCAACTGGCCCGGGACTGGCCGGCTTTGAGCATACGGTCATTGGGCTATAGCTCGACGGAGACAGGGCCGATCGGCTTCCAGTGCGCGCACCTCGAACATGGTTTCTATCATCTGCATGCGGACGCCATGCTGCTGGAAGTGGTTGATCCCGTCAGTCTGCGAGCGGTGGCCGACGGTGAAACCGGCGAGTTTCTGCTGACGCCTTTGCTGCCCGATCAGGTGCCTTTGCTGCGGTACCGCATTGGCGACCGTGGACGAATCCTGGGCGGGCAATCAGATTGTGCCTGTGGCAGTGCTCTGCCAATACTGGAGCTGCAGGGGCGAGTCGAAACCTCGATCAAACTGGGCGGTGCGATCATCACTCAACGCCAGGTTCTTTGTATCCTCGCAAAGGCGTTGCCCGAACTGCACGCTTCGCATGTGCAGGTGCAAATTGATCGCCAGGCCAACGGTGCGCATCTGCAGTTGCTCATCGCTCAGGAGCGATTACCGGCCGGTGCAGAACGCGTTATCGAAGAGGCTTTACACAATGAGGCGCAGGCGAACGCATTGCTCGGGTTGCCCGGTGTGCTGGGCTTACAGGTGCGGCGTCTGGCTCGTGGTGACTTTGAAACCACCGTGGCTGGCAAAACGCCGTTCTTTGTTGAGGTGCGAGGCGCCCCGGCCAAGTCATGACGCCTGGCCGGGGGCTTCGTCTGCAGGCTACCTGTCAGGGTTGCAGGACGGTAGAGCCGGTGGTGCGCCGCGCCGACAGTTCGGTTTGCGCCTTCGCCGCATCAGCCAGTGAATAACGCTGGCTGATGTCCACCTTCAGCTTGCCGCTGATGATCATCTCGAACAATTCATCGGCCATGCGCTGCAGGTTCTCTGCGTTGTTGGCGTAGGTCGCCAGCGTCGGTCGAGTCACGTACAGCGAGCCTTTGGCGGAGAGAATCCCCAGATTCACGCCGTCCACTGCACCGGAGGCATTACCGAAGCTCACGACCAGGCCGCGCGGTGAAACGCTGTCGAGTGATGTCAGCCACGTGTCCTTGCCGACACCGTCATAGACCACCGGGACTTTTTTGCCATCGGTCAATTCCAGCACGCGCTGCGCAACGTTTTCGTGGCTGTAATCGATCGTCGCCCAGGCGCCATTGGCCTTGGCCAGTTCAGCTTTCTCTTTGGAACTGACGGTGCCGATCAGCTTTACGCCCAACGCCTTGGCCCATTGGCAGGCCAGCGAACCGACACCGCCGGCCGCCGCGTGGAACAGAATGGTTTCGCCACCCTTGAGCTCATAGGTCTGGCGCAGCAGATATTGCACGGTCAGGCCCTTGAGCATCACCCCGGCAGCGGTTTCGAAACTGATTTCGTCGGGCAGGTGCACCAGATTGTCCTGGGGCAAAACGTGAAACTCGCTGTAAGCGCCCAATGGGCCGCTGCCATAGGCCACTCGATCGCCGACCTTGAACCGGGTGACGTCGCTGCCCACGGCATCGACGGTGCCTGCACCCTCAGCTCCCAGGCCGGATGGCAAGGCGGGCGGCGCATACAGACCGCTGCGGTAATAGGTGTCGATGAAGTTCAGGCCGATGGCCTTGTTGGCCACGCGCACTTGATTCGGGCCGGGCGCGGCGGGTTCGTAGTCAACATATTCGAGTACTTCGGGACCGCCGTGGGCGCGGAACTGGATACGCTTTGCCATCTGCCTGCTCTCCTTGGGTCTTTTGTAAGCCCCCTATCCAACTCCCATGCTTGATCTTCGTCAACTGCGGCGCGTCGTTATGCGGTGGTATGCTACGCGCCCATTTGCGTCGCCCGTCTGCCGGGGCGCCGCCCGATTCTAGGTGAAGCCATGACGACCCGCACCGACGCCGTAAAGGCCTATCTGCTCGATCTGCAAGACCGCATCTGCGCTGTCCTCGAAACCGAAGACGGCGGCACGCGCTTCGTCGAAGACGCCTGGACCCGGCCGGCCGGCGGTGGCGGTCGTACCCGCGTGATCGAGAACGGCACAGTGATCGAAAAGGGCGGCGTCAACTTTTCCCATGTGTTTGGCAGCGGTTTGCCGCCTTCGGCCAGCGCCCATCGCCCGGAATTGGCCGGTCGTGGATTTGAAGCCCTCGGTGTGTCGCTGGTCATTCACCCGCACAATCCGCATGTGCCGACGTCCCACGCCAACGTACGGTTTTTCATCGCCGAGAAGGAAGGTGAAGAGCCGGTCTGGTGGTTCGGCGGCGGCTTCGACCTGACCCCGTATTACGGCAACGAAGAAGACTGCATCCACTGGCACCGCGTCGCCGAGCAGGCCTGTGCGCCGTTCGGGGCGGACGTCTACCCGCGCTATAAAGCCTGGTGCGACACCTACTTCCACATCAAGCATCGCCACGAACCGCGCGGTATCGGCGGTCTGTTCTTCGATGACCTGAACGAGTGGGACTTCGA from Pseudomonas tensinigenes harbors:
- the hemF gene encoding oxygen-dependent coproporphyrinogen oxidase — its product is MTTRTDAVKAYLLDLQDRICAVLETEDGGTRFVEDAWTRPAGGGGRTRVIENGTVIEKGGVNFSHVFGSGLPPSASAHRPELAGRGFEALGVSLVIHPHNPHVPTSHANVRFFIAEKEGEEPVWWFGGGFDLTPYYGNEEDCIHWHRVAEQACAPFGADVYPRYKAWCDTYFHIKHRHEPRGIGGLFFDDLNEWDFDTSFAFMRAIGDAYIDAYLPIVQRRKNDAFTAQQREFQEFRRGRYVEFNLVYDRGTLFGLQSGGRTESILMSLPPQVRWGYDWKAEPGSEEARLTEYFLQDRDWLAEA
- a CDS encoding quinone oxidoreductase family protein is translated as MAKRIQFRAHGGPEVLEYVDYEPAAPGPNQVRVANKAIGLNFIDTYYRSGLYAPPALPSGLGAEGAGTVDAVGSDVTRFKVGDRVAYGSGPLGAYSEFHVLPQDNLVHLPDEISFETAAGVMLKGLTVQYLLRQTYELKGGETILFHAAAGGVGSLACQWAKALGVKLIGTVSSKEKAELAKANGAWATIDYSHENVAQRVLELTDGKKVPVVYDGVGKDTWLTSLDSVSPRGLVVSFGNASGAVDGVNLGILSAKGSLYVTRPTLATYANNAENLQRMADELFEMIISGKLKVDISQRYSLADAAKAQTELSARRTTGSTVLQP
- a CDS encoding aminotransferase class I/II-fold pyridoxal phosphate-dependent enzyme, with product MNTPHPTVNWVKNRVRQARDDQQQLFDAGLNGLKLVKREGKVIELGNGERLTEFLSCSYLGLESDPRLIQGAVQAVESFGVQFAAARTRALLPPMRELDEQLNRIFQGHTVTFNSVGSAHLGCLPLLGSGELPSYPLRRGPGWIVDRAAHASMQVLQGILWQFGPVQRCDCSDLQQVEDACSTAVAAGNTPIILTDSIGSMRGLYPVNRLLQLAERFEGYLYADDAHGTSIHGAVGGGYALVDATEPLRARLILLSSLSKAFGATGGAITVLTAADAEMIRRHASTYTFGGPLSMGGVGAAVASARIHLSAQLGRLQASLWRNVAVIDDLLGPVLGNHQIASPIRFVRVGAERDAINLALHLRRQAIAVTTALFPVVAKGEAILRLAISANHSHVQLEHLASAVNDGFAELGIRQGEPRHAR
- a CDS encoding phenylacetate--CoA ligase family protein translates to MRVDPMMHAGSTAVLAAATEAFALKLAHARSLSWFCALYPQMRHVRTAEDLHLLPILAVEDAQGGLLFTHLGEASHRAAGGGLTLTSGGSTGNCKHITHSWAFNDSIVPLGARVFGATDDPPRVVINCLTPGEMQGAFQYAAGIVRHIGARLLPAGALMGIQRIARLIHSQAVDALICTPSFAAALFNHADVDEAQLSSLRWLYYIGEPCHQPLREQLARDWPALSIRSLGYSSTETGPIGFQCAHLEHGFYHLHADAMLLEVVDPVSLRAVADGETGEFLLTPLLPDQVPLLRYRIGDRGRILGGQSDCACGSALPILELQGRVETSIKLGGAIITQRQVLCILAKALPELHASHVQVQIDRQANGAHLQLLIAQERLPAGAERVIEEALHNEAQANALLGLPGVLGLQVRRLARGDFETTVAGKTPFFVEVRGAPAKS